One part of the Spirochaetota bacterium genome encodes these proteins:
- a CDS encoding MotA/TolQ/ExbB proton channel family protein has product MIDLIFETVIKAGYVIYFIFFVSVYAWYLIIKKYYILNSEHRCSDAFAASVCGYLNKRKTRELINFLQGEDRIIARTLLDVVKLKKRKNIPSLVTEKRIFYYEILDNSLDTIGTLSGIAPLLGLLGTVIGMMKTFSVIKLFGSANPALMAEGISEALLTTQAGLVVAFPIVLANTHLKNRVKKIKDNFEKIHMSLGS; this is encoded by the coding sequence ATGATCGACCTAATATTTGAAACAGTTATCAAGGCGGGCTATGTTATTTACTTTATATTCTTTGTGTCCGTTTACGCATGGTATCTTATCATTAAGAAGTATTATATTTTGAATAGCGAGCATAGATGCAGTGATGCCTTTGCCGCGTCTGTATGCGGCTATTTGAATAAAAGGAAGACAAGGGAACTCATCAATTTCTTACAAGGCGAGGACAGGATCATCGCCAGAACCCTCCTCGATGTAGTGAAATTGAAAAAAAGAAAAAATATTCCCTCACTTGTGACTGAGAAGAGGATATTTTATTACGAAATACTGGATAACAGCTTAGACACAATTGGAACATTATCGGGCATTGCTCCGCTTCTGGGCCTTCTGGGCACAGTGATTGGCATGATGAAGACCTTTTCAGTAATAAAGCTATTCGGTTCTGCAAATCCCGCGCTTATGGCGGAGGGCATCTCTGAGGCGCTCTTAACCACACAGGCAGGGCTTGTTGTCGCATTCCCAATTGTGTTGGCTAATACACATCTTAAGAACAGGGTGAAGAAGATTAAGGATAATTTTGAGAAAATTCATATGAGCTTAGGGAGCTGA